One Oncorhynchus kisutch isolate 150728-3 linkage group LG11, Okis_V2, whole genome shotgun sequence genomic region harbors:
- the LOC116376352 gene encoding uncharacterized protein LOC116376352: protein MASYVDKFICSPSEELLDLGTKEQLLKVAEHYKVEISDKRLKNSIRLILKANLMESGILEVTTGPASAEDLPSPHNVTMAIPSVSPSSLLFEQQKELLLLQLEHDREKREHDRQHDREKLEHDRQHDCEKLEHDRVKYEKELAFKQDMERAKIKLQQERIELVREGKISGESLFWEGDPDLPRGSSAFGRAPETFDIVGNLRLLPQFNEKDPETFFSLFERVADARSWPDSDRTLMLQCVLTGKAQEAYSALSALDSTSYDKVKTAVLQIYELVPEAYRQRFRTLKRDDKQTHVEFARQLSLQFNRWCSASAVVTFQGLCDLIMLEQFKDTIPDRIATYINEQKVKNVAEAAVLADEYVLTHKSAFVEPRIRKEWGRSDRFGLRSPRHFGSRAEFYSTRVEPDSHGKADFGQECHYCQGSGHWKNECPLLRSKGAYAKSKPTALAAPVPHQFTHDSFSQAQENVKVHIDPDYLPFITEGFVSMLGSKDLVPVKILRDTGASESFVLESVLPFSAETDSGNSVLIRGIGLNTLSVPLHKLMLDCGLVKGEVVVGVRPSLPIEGIDVILGNNLAGERVWPVVFPSLVVSTKPSFVGIPDENVQSFPEVFSACAVTRSMSRGELVTAPTNDNNTKYVTVFPVIPLSVTRSDLINAQRDDPTLEELRDQIVPVEQMGDVAHGYFLQEDVLMRKWLSHDSCFLGEAISQVVVPVKLRELVLETSHSDVAGHMGVRKTYNRILRHFFWPRLKRDVSDFIKTCHTCQLTGKPNQAIKPVPLFPIPVLSQPFEYLIIDCVGPLPRSKKGSSYLFTVMCQTTRFPAAYPLRSITTKSVLKALTQFLSLFGIPKVIQSDQGSNFTSNLFSQVLQQLHIKHNLSSAYHAQSQGALERFHQTLKSLLRAYCTEIDKDWEEGLPWLLLAAREVSQESTGFSPNDLVFGHRVRGLLSVLQDDWKSPEPPQSLLSYVCDFRRRLYAAGEMAKEKLSSSQERMKGIFDRRTEPRHFIPGDQVLALLPIVGSPFQAKFQGPYTVVRQYTEQNYLVATPERRKAHQLCHVNLLKPYYARSSETEQWDSTEDVFSLTYLLMGGKRWLVLFRDFQVCFLIHLHVQT, encoded by the exons ATGGCGTCTTATGTAGATAAGTTCATTTGCTCTCCATCAGAGGAATTGTTAGATTTAggtactaaagaacagctgttgaaggTCGCGGAACACTACAAGGTTGAGATTAGTGATAAACGTCTAAAGAATTCTATTAGGTTGATATTGAAGGCCAATCTGATGGAGAGTGGTATTCTTGAAGTTACCACTGGGCCAGCCTCTGCTGAGGATTTGCCATCTCCCCATAACGTTACAATGGCCATTCCATCGGTTAGCCCTAGTAGCCTTCTTTTTGAACAGCAGAAAGAACTGCTTTTGTTACAGctggagcatgatcgtgagaagagagagcatgatcggcagcatgatcgtgagaagctagagcatgatcggcagcatgattgtgagaagctagagcatgatcgtgtaaAATATGAAAAGGAATTGGCATTTAAACAAGATATGGAGCGTGCTAAAATCAAGTTGCAACAAGAACGTATAGAGTTGGTTAGGGAAGGAAAGATCTCAGGGGAGAGTTTGTTTTGGGAAGGTGACCCAGATTTACCTAGGGGTAGTTCTGCTTTTGGTCGTGCCCCAGAGACATTTGATATTGTTGGGAACTTACGGTTATTGCCTCAGTTTAATGAAAAGGACCCCGAGACATTCTTTTCGTTGTTTGAGCGGGTTGCTGACGCTAGGAGTTGGCCTGATTCTGACCGCACTTTAATGTTGCAGTGTGTGCTGACTGGTAAAGCACAGGAAGCATATTCAGCTCTTAGTGCACTAGACAGTACCAGTTATGATAAagttaaaacagctgtgttacagattTATGAACTGGTCCCTGAGGCTTACCGCCAACGATTTAGAACTTTAAAAAGGGATGATAAGCAGACTCATGTTGAGTTTGCGCGACAGTTATCTTTACAGTTTAATCGCTGGTGTTCCGCATCTGCAGTTGTGACTTTCCAAGGGCTGTGTGATCTGATTATGTTAGAGCAATTTAAGGACACAATTCCTGATCGTATTGCCACGTATATTAACGAACAGAAAGTAAAGAATGTTGCTGAAGCTGCGGTTTTGGCGGACGAGTATGTGTTGACTCACAAAAGTGCCTTTGTAGAGCCCCGTATTCGGAAAGAGTGGGGGCGTTCGGATAGATTTGGGCTTCGCTCACCGAGACACTTTGGTTCACGGGCAGAGTTCTATTCAACTAGGGTTGAGCCTGACTCCCATGGTAAAGCTGACTTTGGGCAGGAGTGTCACTACTGTCAAGGTTCAGGTCATTGGAAAAACGAATGTCCACTTCTCAGGTCAAAGGGTGCTTATGCTAAATCTAAGCCTACCGCGTTAGCTGCACCTGTTCCACATCAGTTCACTCATGACTCATTTTCTCAAGCCCAGGAGAAtgtgaaagtccatattgatCCAGACTATTTACCTTTCATTACGGAAGGTTTTGTGTCTATGTTAGGAAGTAAAGACCTAGTGCCAGTGAAGATCCTGAGAGACACAGGTGCCTCTGAATCATTTGTGTTGGAGTCTGTGTTACCCTTTTCTGCTGAGACTGATTCGGGGAATAGTGTTCTAATTAGGGGAATAGGTTTGAACACTCTGTCAGTTCCATTGCATAAACTGATGTTGGATTGTGGGCTGGTGAAGGGTGaagttgttgtgggggtgcgtcCTTCGTTGCCTATTGAGGGTATCGACGTTATCCTTGGGAATAACTTGGCTGGTGAGCGTGTATGGCCAGTCGTGTTTCCATCTCTCGTGGTTTCCACTAAGCCGTCATTTGTTGGGATTCCTGATGAGAATGTACAGAGTTTCCCAGAGGTGTTCTCTGCGTGTGCAGTGACACGTTCTATGAGCCGTGGCGAACTGGTTACTGCGCCgactaatgataataatacaaaGTATGTCACTGTTTTCCCTGTTATACCGTTATCTGTAACCCGGTCAGATCTAATCAATGCGCAACGGGATGACCCCACATTGGAAGAGTTGCGTGATCAAATTGTGCCTGTAGAACAAATGGGAGATGTCGCCCATGGCTATTTTCTCCAAGAGGATGTCCTGATGAGAAAGTGGTTGTCTCATGATAGTTGTTTTCTGGGGGAGGcaattagtcaggttgttgtaccagTTAAGCTTCGTGAGTTGGTGTTGGAAACTTCTCACAGCGATGTTGCTGGACATATGGGGGTGAGGAAAACCTACAATCGCATATTAAGACATTTCTTTTGGCCTAGATTAAAGAGGGATGTTTCTGATTTTATCAAAACTTGTCACACCTGTCAATTAACTGGTAAGCCTAATCAAGCTATTAAACCAGTACCATTGTTTCCTATTCCTGTACTCAGccaaccttttgagtatctgattATTGACTGTGTGGGCCCTCTGCCTCGTTCTAAAAAGGGTAGCagttacctgttcactgtgatgtgtcagaccactaggttTCCTGCTGCCTATCCTCTCCGATCTATCACGACTAAATCGGTGTTAAAAGCTTTGACTCAGTTTCTCTCATTGTTTGGAATCCCTAAGGTCATTCAGAGTGATCAAGGATCTAATTTTACCTCTAATCTGTTTAGTCAGGTTCTTCAACAGCTCCATATTAAACACAATTTGTCTAGCGCCTATCACGCGCAAAGTCAAGGAGCACTGGAACGTTTCCATCAAACACTTAAGTCTTTGTTGAGAGCTTATTGTACTGAGATAGAtaaggattgggaggaggggttGCCTTGGTTACTGTTAGCCGCTAGGGAAGTTTCACAGGAGAGCACAGGTTTCAGTCCAAATGACCTTGTGTTTGGACATAGGGTGCGTGGACTTTTATCTGTTCTCCAGGATGACTGGAAGTCTCCCGAGCCTCCTCAGTCCCTATTATCATATGTGTGTGATTTCCGGCGACGACTGTACGCCGCTGGTGAAATGGCTAAAGAGAAGTTATCATCTTcacaggagaggatgaagggCATATTTGATCGCCGAACTGAGCCTCGTCACTTTATTCCAGGTGACCAGGTTCTTGCTCTGCTGCCAATTGTTGGTTCTCCTTTTCAAGCCAAGTTTCAAGGTCCATATACAGTGGTGCGCCAGTACACTGAGCAAAATTATCTAGTTGCCACTCCAGAACGGAGGAAAGCACACCAGCTGTGCCATGTAAATCTGTTAAAACCTTATTATGCACGTTCCTCTGAGACTGAACAGTGGGATTCTACAGAGGACG TCTTCTCACTCACCTACCTGTTGATGGGCGGAAAGAGATGGTTGGTCTTATTCAGAGATTTCCAGGTTTGTTTTCTGATACACCTACACGTACAAACTTAA